The segment GGGCCGCTTGGGCCGTAGCCGCTTTGTGTGGCAGCCGGTGAGGCACCAGCCGGGCCTCTTTCGCCACCGTTCGTTCCGGTCCCGCCACCGCCAGATATACAAGTCCGACCGGTTTTTCGGGTGTCCCGCCGGTGGGCCCGGATATACCGGTGGTGGCCACACCCCAGTGGGCCGCAAAGGCCGCTTTCACCCCTTGAGCCATCTCCCGAGCGGTGGCCTCGCTCACAGCACCATGGACTTGTAGCGTTTCCGGACGTACGCCCAGCAGGGCGACCTTGGCGGCATTGCTGTAGGCCACTACGGCACCCAGCATGTAGGCCGAGCTACCGGGGATATCCGTAACTCGGGAAGAAGTCAGCCCACCGGAGCATGATTCGGCCAGGGCCAGGGTTTCGCCTCGCTCTGTCAGCATCCGGCCAACTACCGCCTCCAAGGTGGCATCACCCCGTCCATAGACCGCATCCCCCAGCGCGGCTTCAATTCCCCTGGCGGCCGATTCGACCTGCGCCTGCCCCGTCTCACCAACGGTAATGCTCCGGAGGCGGATATCCACCCCGGTGTAGGCCGGCAGGTAGGCTACCTGGACCTCCTTGAGCCTGGATATCAGTGGTGCTAGTCTGGATGAGAGTGTGCTCTCAAAAACCCCGGTAGTACGCAGGGTTACCCAGGACATAGCCTCGCCGCCACCCAGGCTGTCCAATAGTTGGCCGGACATAATAGCTTTCATTTCCGTGGGCACGCCAGGCAGGACATAAAAGGTACACCTGTCGGATTGGAACTTAAGTCCCGGCGCCGTACCCACGGGGTTGGGCAGCGCCTCTGCCTTGTCAGGGATCTCCGCCTGAGAACGGTTATTAGCCGGAATCTCGTAGCCCCGGCGTTGGAAACGCTCTCCCAGGACTTGCCAGTAATCTTCGTCAAAGTGCAGCCCGCTGTTGAAATAGTGGCAGTAAGCTGTCTTGGTGACATCGTCGTGAGTGGGGCCCAGACCACCCGTGGAGATGACCAGGTCCAACTCGCCGTCCCAGCGGGCCAACACTTCCTTGATGGCTTCCTGATTATCACCTACGGAAGCCTTGGCTACAACAGTAATGCCCCGCTTAAGCAGTTCCTGAGCCAGCCAGACCGAATTGGTATCCACACTGAAACCGCTGACGATCTCGTCGCCTACTGTGAGTATGCCCGCCTTCATGCCAGAATTCGAATAGCCGTCATAATGAGGAGGGTTACGGCGCCAGCGGCCATGTCATCCATCATCACTCCCCAGCCGCCGGGCAGGTTTTGCAATCGCTGAATGGGACCGGGCTTGAGCACATCTAATAGCCTAAAAACCAGGAAGGCTGTCAGAAAATACCACAGGATCTGCCGGCCTCCAAGTAGCGCGCACCACATGCCCGCCACCTCATCAATCACCACTATCGACGGATCACCTAGCCCGGTCCGCTGCTCAATAACACCCGCCGACCAGACGCCCACTACCAGAGCCGCCGCTACCAGCACCAGCTGCAGAATGGCAGGAGCCGGGACAACAAACCACCATACCAAAGCGGCAGCCAGGCTGCCCCAGGTTCCTGGTGCCGGCTTCAGATAACCGATAAACCCGAAGGTCCCAATGATGGTGGCTAAAGTGCTAATGGCGTTGTCGAATCACTGAAGGTTGGATTTTGCCAGGGCGCGGATGGCGGAGCGATTCACGATAAAATAGTCGAAACCCGTATAAAGGGTAAACAAAACTGTCATTAACATGAAAACCAGAATAATATGAAGGCTCTCAATCCAGTCCGTAATCCAGAGGATCTGATACGATTTCAGGCTTAAATAGCCCAGGATAATAATGATCGTGGCGACTTGAACGGCCGTTTTACCCTTGGCAATATTGCTGGTGGTCATCGGCATGTTCCGTTTTTCCAGCAGGTAACGGATTGCGGTGACCAGCACATCTCTCAGGATGATGAGTACCACCATCCATGCATATATCAGGTGCATAGTAACAAAACTGATGAATGCTGAGAGGACCAGGATTTTGTCGGCCGCCGGGTCCAGCATCTTGCCTATGCTGGATTCGACCCGGAGACGGCGGGCCAGATAGCCATCAATGATGTCCGTGATCCCAGCAGTGATGAAAATGGCCAGGGCAATGGAATAATGATTGGGACCGCCCCAGAACAGCAGGTAAACGAAGAGGGGGGTCAGGATGATGCGGAGCAGGGACAGGATATTTGGCAGGTGGAGGTTCACAGTTCCACCCTCGATGTGTAGGCGCTGGCCAGGGTGGCCTCGTCGGTGAACTCCAGGTGGGAACCCATCGGTACGCCGCGGGCCAGCTTGGTAACCTTCACCGGAAAGTCGGCCGCCTGCTTGCCAATATAAAGGGCGGTTGTGTCACCCTCCATGCTCGGATGGGTAGCGATTATTAACTCCCGCACGCCCGGCAGCCGCTTAATCAGGTCGTCAATGTGCAAGTCCTCAGGGGTAATGCCATCCAAGGGGGATATCAGCCCTCCAAGAACGTGATAGAGGCCGCGATAGGCACCCATCCGCTCGAAAATAAGCACATCCAGCACTCGTTCCACCACACAGATAGTGGCAGAATCCCGTTGCAGATCCCGGCAGATTTCGCACAGCTCCTGCTCCGCAATAAAGTGACATTGAGGGCACTCGTGAACGCGCTCCTTGAGGGCCAGGAGCGCCTCAGCCAGCTCTTGGAGGGTTTGGTCGGGACTGTCCAGGAGGTAGAATCCCATGCGCTGGGCTGATTTCTTCCCGACGCCGGGAAACCTGGCCAGCTCCTGGATGACCTTTTCCAGGGAAGGAGGTAATCCGTTCAATTAAAGGCCCGGAAGATTGAGGCCGCTCATCATTCCGCCGGTCACGGCGTTGACCATTTGCTGGGACTCTTCTTTTGACCTTTCCATAGCCTGCCGAATAGCGGCCACTACCAAATCCTCCACCATCTCAATATCCTCGTTCACTAGCTGAGGATCAATCTTGAGGCTTATAAGCTCCTGCTGGCCGTTGACTACGGCGGTGACCAGCCCGCCACCGGCATGGCCCTCTATCCTCAGAGCAGCCAATTCACCTTGTAATTCTTCGATTTTTTCCTGGACCTGCTTGGCCTGCTGCAACAGGCCAGCCATTAAATTACCTTTGGGAAACATGGCGTCTGCTAGTATTCCTCCCCTTTGAAAGTATCTATCAATTCATCCAGCAAGGCACTTCCCTTGGAAGATGCAATTGTTGAATGCTGCCCCTGGCTGCGAGTTTCAGGAATTGTTGGCACAATGCGCACCGTCCACCCCATGACGTTCTGAATTGTCTTCTCTACCAGATCCCGCTTGTCCATCAGGATCTTAAGATGAATTGACTGGCTGGCTGGCAGGTGAATGGTGAGTCTATTGCCTTCTAAATCAGCGACTTCGGAGCCGCTGAGTGTTGCTGCCGTCCCCTGGCTTTCTTTGGCCAGCTCACTGATGATAGTCTCCCACTGCCGCTGCAGTTGCTCCAGGGCATCCGGAGGGATTGCTTGCTCTTGCTGATCAGTCGTAAATAAGTCGCTGTCCGCAGTTGAAACCGCTTCCTCCACCTCCGGTTCCCTGCGAGTGAATTTCCGACTACCTGATGCCGGGGCTCTGCCTTGTTGATCAGTCTTCATCCGGGGGGGCTGATCCTCTTTTGGCGCCGGGTGTCGAGCCGCGGCGGCCATCGGCGGCGAACCAGCAGCCGAAGGGGGTGTCTCCGCGGTCGCAGCCAGCCCCCGGAGCACCTCCTGGATGGATACCACCCTGTCCAACTCGGCCATTTTAAGCAGCTGGTGCTCAATAAGAATCCGGGGCTGCTGGGCATACCGCAGCTGCGCTTCAGTTTCCAGGCCGATATTTAAAAGATTGATGAGGTCAGCGGTATCCATTCCTTCCGGAATATCGACCAGAGCTCCCTTTGATGTCAGGCTGGGATCGCCGGTCTCCAGGGATAGGATTCCATCCCGCAGAAATTGATTGAAGCCCTGGCATACCTCCTTGATTTCGTATCCCCCATCGAAGATAGCCTCCACCTTGGCAAGTACTTCCTTGCGGTCGTGTCGGTTGACGCTGTCCAGGAGCTGGGCGTAGAAGGAATCCTCTACCAGACCCAACACTGATACCACGCTAGTTTCATCCACCTTATCAGTCTGATAGGCAATGATTTGATCCAGCAGGCTCAGGCCGTCCCGAATGCTCCCGTCGGCCTTGCGGGCCAGTATGGTAAGTGCCTGTTTATCATAGGGTACCTTTTCATCATCCAGAATCCTGGCGAGTAGTGCAGCGATATCCGGGGTCGGAATCCGTCGGAAGTCGAACCGCTGCGTCCGGCTGAGGATCGTCTGGGGTACTTTCTGCGGATCGGTTGTGGCCAGGATGAACTTGATATGGGGGGGAGGTTCTTCCAGCGTCTTCAACAACGCATTGAAGGCCTGGGGCGTGAGCATGTGAACCTCATCGATAATGTAGATCCGATAGTTCCCCAGGATTGGTGGATACTTAACGGCCTCACGCAGCTCGCGGATCTCATCGATCCCCCGGTTGGAAGCACCATCGATCTCCAGCACATCAAGGTTGTTTCCCTGGGTGA is part of the Candidatus Neomarinimicrobiota bacterium genome and harbors:
- the dnaX gene encoding DNA polymerase III subunit gamma/tau translates to VRTLQNALERSRVAHAYMFTGPRGVGKTTTARIFAKALNCPHSDGANPCNDCQICREITQGNNLDVLEIDGASNRGIDEIRELREAVKYPPILGNYRIYIIDEVHMLTPQAFNALLKTLEEPPPHIKFILATTDPQKVPQTILSRTQRFDFRRIPTPDIAALLARILDDEKVPYDKQALTILARKADGSIRDGLSLLDQIIAYQTDKVDETSVVSVLGLVEDSFYAQLLDSVNRHDRKEVLAKVEAIFDGGYEIKEVCQGFNQFLRDGILSLETGDPSLTSKGALVDIPEGMDTADLINLLNIGLETEAQLRYAQQPRILIEHQLLKMAELDRVVSIQEVLRGLAATAETPPSAAGSPPMAAAARHPAPKEDQPPRMKTDQQGRAPASGSRKFTRREPEVEEAVSTADSDLFTTDQQEQAIPPDALEQLQRQWETIISELAKESQGTAATLSGSEVADLEGNRLTIHLPASQSIHLKILMDKRDLVEKTIQNVMGWTVRIVPTIPETRSQGQHSTIASSKGSALLDELIDTFKGEEY
- a CDS encoding phosphatidylglycerophosphatase A, whose product is MSTLATIIGTFGFIGYLKPAPGTWGSLAAALVWWFVVPAPAILQLVLVAAALVVGVWSAGVIEQRTGLGDPSIVVIDEVAGMWCALLGGRQILWYFLTAFLVFRLLDVLKPGPIQRLQNLPGGWGVMMDDMAAGAVTLLIMTAIRILA
- the pgsA gene encoding CDP-diacylglycerol--glycerol-3-phosphate 3-phosphatidyltransferase produces the protein MNLHLPNILSLLRIILTPLFVYLLFWGGPNHYSIALAIFITAGITDIIDGYLARRLRVESSIGKMLDPAADKILVLSAFISFVTMHLIYAWMVVLIILRDVLVTAIRYLLEKRNMPMTTSNIAKGKTAVQVATIIIILGYLSLKSYQILWITDWIESLHIILVFMLMTVLFTLYTGFDYFIVNRSAIRALAKSNLQ
- the recR gene encoding recombination mediator RecR — translated: MNGLPPSLEKVIQELARFPGVGKKSAQRMGFYLLDSPDQTLQELAEALLALKERVHECPQCHFIAEQELCEICRDLQRDSATICVVERVLDVLIFERMGAYRGLYHVLGGLISPLDGITPEDLHIDDLIKRLPGVRELIIATHPSMEGDTTALYIGKQAADFPVKVTKLARGVPMGSHLEFTDEATLASAYTSRVEL
- a CDS encoding YbaB/EbfC family nucleoid-associated protein, whose amino-acid sequence is MFPKGNLMAGLLQQAKQVQEKIEELQGELAALRIEGHAGGGLVTAVVNGQQELISLKIDPQLVNEDIEMVEDLVVAAIRQAMERSKEESQQMVNAVTGGMMSGLNLPGL
- a CDS encoding competence/damage-inducible protein A — encoded protein: MKAGILTVGDEIVSGFSVDTNSVWLAQELLKRGITVVAKASVGDNQEAIKEVLARWDGELDLVISTGGLGPTHDDVTKTAYCHYFNSGLHFDEDYWQVLGERFQRRGYEIPANNRSQAEIPDKAEALPNPVGTAPGLKFQSDRCTFYVLPGVPTEMKAIMSGQLLDSLGGGEAMSWVTLRTTGVFESTLSSRLAPLISRLKEVQVAYLPAYTGVDIRLRSITVGETGQAQVESAARGIEAALGDAVYGRGDATLEAVVGRMLTERGETLALAESCSGGLTSSRVTDIPGSSAYMLGAVVAYSNAAKVALLGVRPETLQVHGAVSEATAREMAQGVKAAFAAHWGVATTGISGPTGGTPEKPVGLVYLAVAGPERTVAKEARLVPHRLPHKAATAQAALNMLRLEIMHHG